From Pseudanabaena sp. PCC 6802, one genomic window encodes:
- a CDS encoding 5-(carboxyamino)imidazole ribonucleotide synthase, producing the protein MTVGSKASLGQVLEIMGDRRLLKRIGVIGGGQLAWMMAIAAKQLGLALVVQAANKDEPAAAASDRMVIGEIDDFAATRAIAQMSDAITFENEFVNLKQLAELERVGVKFLPTLEMLGMLVDKYTQRQHLKKNHIPTPNFLSISDESDLLEAAQILGYPSVLKARRHGYDGKGTSIVKSESELLIAWEAMGKAPALLEAYVNFKAELAVMVARSESGARAIYPVVETQQVDQVCRRTIAPARVAPEVTIRAEAIAKNIVSSLNLVGIFGIELFLSGDDEVSVNEIAPRTHNSGHYTIEACPTSQFAQLLRVVSGMPLGDTHMTSPVAIMVNLLGYEISNSTYNSKRQQIAQIPNTFLHWYGKLNSKPGRKLGHATVLADDYAEAEAIADRIEQIWYE; encoded by the coding sequence ATGACTGTTGGCAGTAAGGCAAGCTTGGGTCAAGTTTTGGAAATTATGGGCGATCGCAGATTGCTAAAAAGAATAGGTGTAATTGGCGGCGGTCAGCTTGCGTGGATGATGGCGATCGCTGCCAAACAACTAGGCTTAGCTTTAGTCGTTCAGGCAGCGAATAAAGATGAACCGGCGGCAGCAGCGTCGGATCGCATGGTAATTGGTGAAATTGATGACTTTGCTGCCACCAGGGCGATCGCTCAAATGAGCGATGCGATCACGTTTGAAAATGAATTTGTCAATCTGAAACAACTGGCAGAGCTAGAGCGCGTAGGGGTTAAGTTTTTGCCAACACTAGAGATGCTGGGCATGTTGGTAGATAAATATACCCAGCGGCAGCATCTCAAAAAAAATCATATTCCCACTCCTAATTTCCTATCGATCTCCGACGAGTCAGATCTGCTAGAAGCAGCCCAGATCCTGGGTTACCCATCCGTCCTGAAGGCACGGCGACATGGCTATGACGGCAAGGGCACCAGCATTGTGAAATCTGAGAGCGAATTACTAATAGCATGGGAGGCTATGGGGAAAGCCCCCGCCTTGCTAGAGGCATACGTGAATTTCAAAGCAGAGTTGGCCGTGATGGTGGCACGGTCTGAGTCAGGAGCGCGTGCCATCTATCCGGTTGTGGAAACGCAGCAAGTAGACCAGGTCTGTCGTCGCACGATCGCCCCCGCCCGAGTGGCCCCAGAAGTAACAATTAGGGCAGAGGCGATCGCTAAAAATATCGTCTCTAGCTTGAATCTGGTTGGTATATTTGGAATCGAGCTATTCCTGTCTGGCGATGACGAGGTCAGCGTCAATGAAATTGCGCCGCGCACCCATAATTCCGGACATTACACCATCGAAGCTTGCCCCACATCTCAATTTGCGCAGTTGTTACGAGTTGTCAGCGGTATGCCCCTGGGCGACACGCACATGACCAGCCCAGTCGCAATTATGGTGAATTTACTGGGCTATGAAATTAGCAATAGTACCTATAACAGCAAACGGCAACAAATTGCCCAAATACCCAACACATTCCTACACTGGTACGGCAAACTCAACTCCAAGCCAGGACGCAAGCTCGGTCACGCCACAGTTTTAGCCGACGACTATGCAGAGGCAGAGGCGATCGCCGATCGGATCGAGCAAATCTGGTACGAGTAA
- a CDS encoding RNA 2'-phosphotransferase, with translation MSKNLESTSKFLSLVLRHRPETIGLALDEAGWANVESLIELATKHKHPLSRELIEEIVAKNDKKRFSLSADSSSIRANQGHSVKVNLGLAIAVPPELLYHGTATRFIESIKLHGLIPGSRQHVHLSFDIETAAKVGQRHGKPIVLIVKALQMYESGRSFYLSDNGVWLTESVPTTFIQFP, from the coding sequence ATGAGCAAGAACTTAGAGTCAACCAGTAAGTTTTTAAGCCTGGTTCTCCGACATCGACCTGAGACAATCGGGCTTGCCTTAGACGAGGCAGGTTGGGCCAATGTTGAGAGCCTGATCGAGCTAGCAACAAAGCATAAACACCCACTATCCCGCGAACTAATAGAAGAAATTGTCGCTAAAAATGATAAAAAGCGATTTTCTCTTAGTGCGGATAGCTCGTCTATTCGTGCCAATCAGGGACATTCGGTTAAGGTTAATTTGGGTTTAGCTATTGCTGTACCTCCCGAGCTTCTGTACCACGGCACAGCAACCCGTTTTATCGAGTCAATTAAGTTACATGGTTTGATCCCTGGCTCCAGACAGCACGTTCATCTTTCATTTGACATTGAAACGGCTGCTAAAGTGGGACAACGACATGGCAAACCGATAGTTTTAATTGTAAAGGCATTGCAAATGTATGAATCTGGGCGATCGTTCTATCTGTCAGATAATGGCGTTTGGTTAACTGAGTCAGTTCCAACGACTTTCATACAATTTCCTTAA
- a CDS encoding antibiotic biosynthesis monooxygenase family protein: MTEFSDFLRHRFAYVAVGEFKPGKFAEAKQLFEQAIATYSQGFKGAYLLQEPGTDKGVAIIFWENMEDIEANQTDVYKEILNKMSHLFAKAPKTAFHEVCSLIHPSVASSALN, encoded by the coding sequence ATGACCGAGTTTTCTGATTTTTTGAGACATCGATTTGCCTACGTCGCAGTCGGAGAATTTAAGCCCGGTAAATTTGCTGAAGCCAAACAGCTTTTTGAACAGGCGATCGCCACTTACTCACAAGGATTCAAAGGAGCTTATTTACTCCAAGAACCAGGGACTGATAAGGGAGTTGCGATTATCTTTTGGGAAAACATGGAAGACATCGAGGCAAACCAAACTGACGTTTACAAAGAAATTCTCAACAAGATGTCCCACCTTTTTGCCAAAGCCCCAAAGACAGCTTTCCACGAAGTCTGTAGCCTTATCCACCCATCTGTCGCATCAAGCGCCCTAAATTAG
- the glp gene encoding gephyrin-like molybdotransferase Glp, whose protein sequence is MITVTEAETCILNLVQPFEPDRDRDRIALTDALGRVLARDVASAMDFPHFDNSAMDGYALRYEDLAQTTKLSIVDADIPAGTGVPKPLERGQCARIFTGGMLPEGADTVVMQEDAERDGNSLNLKIEPQQGDYVRRRGEFYRAGSTLIPSGARISASELGVLAAAQCKIVDVYRQPVVAILSTGSELVDLYADRSLTPGQIIDSNQYALTALVKQAGAIAYPIGIVPDRQEELLAAITRAIAVADVVISSGGVSVGDYDYVDRLLDRIGADICIRACAIKPGKPLTVATIPARSQAEAPDRKSQRSKLYFGVPGNPASAMVCFWRFVRGAIAKLGGAEKSHWHPKFIKAIALGDLHAQGRRETYLWGNLSLSDGYWQFTPASNYSSGNPVSLAGTNGLAVLRVNQTYVPAGDEVLVMSV, encoded by the coding sequence ATGATTACTGTCACAGAAGCAGAGACATGCATTCTCAACCTGGTTCAACCTTTTGAGCCAGATCGCGATCGCGATCGCATCGCACTTACCGATGCTTTAGGTAGAGTACTTGCCCGCGATGTGGCGAGCGCAATGGATTTCCCTCACTTTGACAATTCGGCAATGGATGGCTATGCCCTGCGCTATGAGGATTTAGCGCAGACAACAAAACTGAGTATTGTTGATGCAGATATTCCGGCTGGAACTGGTGTTCCTAAGCCCTTAGAACGCGGTCAGTGCGCTCGGATTTTTACGGGTGGGATGCTGCCGGAGGGAGCGGATACGGTTGTGATGCAGGAGGACGCTGAAAGAGATGGGAATTCGCTTAATCTCAAGATCGAACCGCAACAAGGCGACTACGTAAGGCGTAGGGGCGAATTTTACCGTGCTGGTTCTACTCTCATACCGTCCGGCGCGAGAATCTCTGCTTCAGAGCTAGGCGTGCTGGCAGCGGCGCAATGTAAGATAGTGGATGTCTACCGCCAGCCCGTTGTGGCAATTTTATCTACAGGTAGCGAGCTTGTCGATCTTTACGCAGATCGTTCCTTGACCCCAGGTCAAATTATTGATTCCAATCAATACGCTCTCACTGCCTTAGTTAAACAAGCAGGTGCGATCGCTTACCCAATCGGCATAGTACCAGATCGTCAGGAAGAATTATTGGCGGCTATAACACGGGCGATCGCCGTTGCCGATGTAGTTATCTCCTCGGGTGGCGTTTCTGTAGGTGATTATGACTATGTCGATCGCTTGCTAGATCGGATTGGGGCAGATATTTGTATCCGCGCTTGTGCGATTAAACCTGGCAAACCACTTACTGTTGCTACGATCCCCGCTCGGTCTCAAGCTGAGGCACCAGATAGAAAATCGCAAAGATCGAAACTATACTTCGGCGTACCGGGCAATCCTGCCTCGGCAATGGTTTGCTTTTGGCGGTTTGTGCGAGGGGCGATCGCAAAGCTCGGTGGAGCGGAGAAATCACACTGGCATCCCAAATTTATCAAAGCGATCGCGCTAGGCGATCTACATGCACAGGGTAGACGAGAAACCTATCTATGGGGCAATCTTAGCTTGTCAGATGGATATTGGCAATTTACACCTGCTAGCAACTATAGCTCTGGGAACCCAGTCAGTTTGGCCGGTACAAACGGACTAGCGGTATTGCGAGTCAATCAAACCTACGTGCCAGCGGGTGATGAAGTCCTGGTTATGTCCGTATGA
- a CDS encoding TylF/MycF/NovP-related O-methyltransferase, producing MFYGVPDSRIEEFKQALGNIKDIFGQMFASDMLIALHRNLTFWTEPGFENSFLSTARDNQEKSLAWRLHTLTWAASHALHVEGDFVECGVFQGFSSAVICKYLNFATIPKQFYLYDTFSGLAEETSTEKERESRNLYYKSFDSDLLFQQVQSTFSAYPNVKVIRGIVPHSFEKAVPEKIAYLHIDMNSTKAEILALEALFDKISPGGMLILDDFGWLAHQDQALAEIKFMNDRGYKILELPTGQGLVLKR from the coding sequence ATGTTTTACGGCGTTCCCGATAGCAGAATAGAAGAATTTAAACAAGCCCTTGGGAATATAAAAGATATTTTTGGGCAAATGTTTGCATCGGATATGTTAATTGCACTGCACAGAAATCTTACCTTTTGGACAGAGCCCGGATTTGAAAATAGCTTTCTCTCAACTGCGCGAGACAATCAAGAAAAGAGCCTGGCCTGGAGGCTCCATACGCTGACTTGGGCTGCCAGCCATGCTTTGCACGTTGAAGGAGACTTTGTAGAATGCGGCGTATTCCAAGGGTTTTCATCTGCAGTAATCTGTAAATATTTGAACTTTGCCACCATACCCAAACAATTTTATTTATACGATACCTTTTCCGGGCTGGCGGAGGAGACCTCCACTGAAAAAGAAAGAGAAAGTCGAAACCTTTACTATAAAAGTTTTGATAGCGATCTTCTCTTCCAGCAAGTTCAAAGTACTTTCTCAGCCTATCCAAATGTTAAAGTTATTAGAGGGATAGTGCCTCACTCTTTTGAAAAGGCAGTACCGGAGAAAATTGCTTATCTGCATATCGACATGAACTCGACTAAGGCTGAGATTCTGGCATTAGAAGCGTTATTCGACAAAATTTCACCAGGTGGAATGCTGATCTTAGATGACTTTGGTTGGCTAGCACATCAGGATCAAGCCTTAGCAGAAATAAAATTTATGAACGATCGCGGTTACAAAATTCTCGAACTGCCTACAGGGCAGGGATTAGTGCTTAAACGCTAA